The genomic interval agttaaaaaaaaatgagattataagagtttaaagttgaataaaatattattaaaatattattttttaatattatttttattttaaaatttaaaaaaattaaattatttattatattttttaatagcatTTTACGTGATAAGTCTGCTCATTAAAAGAGAGAATTGCCCATACACAAATAGAagtgttaatatatattataaagggaccaatttaattttttacattaatttcaaatttcgaGACAGGTCTTGtcacatcacaaattattttttaaagatgtaaATTGATGGATAGTAATAAATTtagttatttaatatatattcaatgGATTGTAAGTCATGAATTTTGGCAATAATAATTTGCTTATTCtgttaaaaaaaggaaagaaaaaatatacaaatgctCTTGATCAACCTATCATGCGCCTAGTTTATAATCACcctcaaattatcaattttgataTTCACTTTAAAACCAcgtatccatatatataattgttgttTAGTTTATGTAAATGCAACGGAAACAGTGTAAAAATAGAAGTAAAAGTGATCAGATTCGAGGTTGATATGATTGGCTTCCAAGAAATAGAATGTCGAGACGCGACTGATCGTGAGACGTATAGAATACATAACGCCTTTTATTTTTGggacaatgagaaaaaaatgagaatggtGTCCTTGCATTCCACCGacaaatgtaaatgtaaatgtaaatgtaattttattttattttttaattatttttataaaaaaattcaatttactaatagtcaattcttcaattattaaataaaaaaattaaaaaaagatctatctattctcaatttaaatagcattttcttttattctgaCATGTTCTATCGATTAAGTAGAAGGCGTTTTTCAGAAAGTAGAAAATGAgctacaacaaaaaataatttaaaaaaaaaaggataaaaaactAAAGTATATATGTTAATGAGAAACAATAAGCTGCCCCCTTTGGTACTAGTGTTTAGATGAAAATGTGATGCTTAATTtgtctattaataaaaaaggcGACGCatgaaacatgcatgcatatgatatatatccttccctttttcttttttaaaagtgagACTATCGTTCTTTTGTTTAGGGAAAGAAAGCTAGAATTACGTACAGTAGTGTGAAAAGCAACTTGGAACATACCTTGCTTGGAGCTCCACGTCTTGCGGGACCTAGCTATCTCATAGAGATAAATTATGACaaccatttaattttttttttttttgataaattgttTAAATGgaagagattttttattttttttaaaaatagagctATGAAAGTATTATAATTGTACggaaatactcttcaataatttaaaatatatgagattataaaaaacaattgtaaaaattgTTGTGTCATGTCCGACATGGTATTTTTTACTTTGTGATGCATTTGATTCGTTAACAATGGTTGGTTTATGTCGTCCGATAAACTTATTTATTAGTTAtggatcttataatatttattatatattatggaCATAAATTTTTTGGACAACATTAAAACCTCGTTTGAGAACCTCTCTTAactgatttcatctcattttcttcctaaacatcacttaaacaaaCGATTAGTGCTAGAGACAATTACAAGTTGTTAAATGGATgcgcactcattttgaaaatgagtggaattcactattaaaatttaattttttcatatgtgtttcatatttattcatttttttaagagaattgatacatatataaagagattacacaaagtaaacttacaaattactgatgtggtttcatgggatccgttagatctagtttagaataaaaatatctttacgATCTTACGTATCGCATcaaaccatatcagtttgttgatatacttttgtataattcctttgtgtctaaagtatttcatttttttcaaaatgagtgcggCACTTGCGCAGTACTCTAttactacaaatatcatttctccaaacacaaatacttttcaactttaaatttttaactttttcatctaattattacaaatttataactttttcaaactttcaaacaaaacatagtaaacaattcaattttttcaaataaaaaacaaatataacattaacaaattatattgtaacaatattttttaactttataatatttttatttaaaattttctctcattttccaaaacctaagaaaacatctcaactcaaaccatttcattattatttacaatttcacaaaccatttcactattattaatagattttccatctcatcttattgtCCAAATGAGGCttaaatgttcaataaatattgttaacagtaatgttagatattgtCTTGGGCTGATTTACAAGTGTTatgcactcattttgaaaaagagtggggtttacatataaaacattaattttttatatggatcccatatttattcactttattTAAAAGAGTGTGCAACGTTTACGAActctatgattgtaaatataatttattaatccacTTCCCATGCATCCATTGAATAATCTTTCTTTTTAGAAGtatgtttcctttttatttacatatcaaACAAAGTGCTGGTTTGAAAGTGTGAACGGCACAGGATTTGGTTTCTCGAGTATAAATCAACACACAGTACCCACCAGCACTAGTAGTGTCATCGGCTGCATGCCATATATCCATATATCTAAATTTTGTCTGGCTTCCTATCTTCATCCAAGCACTAGAATAGTAGTCGTATACGTTGAATTAGAAAGGAGATCGGGAACAATGGATCCGTCGATGACAGATGATCTAACGAATCCAGAATTGGGGAACGTATTGTTCGAAAAGGCCATGAAAGGGAGATGGGATGAAGTCGTCGATATATGTACGGAAAACCCAGTGTCTCTGATGGCCGACATCACCAGGTTGAAGGACACACTGTTGCACCTAGCTGTCTCCGGCGGCCAAGAGGAGACGGTCAAAAAACTCATAGATATTATCTCTGAACAGCCAAATCCCGAAATGCTACTCGGGACTAAAAACGAGAGAGGGAACACCGCTCTCCATATCGCTGCACTAATGGGGAATGAGGCCATGTGTAAGTGCATTGCAAGTGTTGATCCTTCATTAATCGGACAACGTAACTATGAGGGAGAGACTCCTCTTTACACGGCAGTGTTCTTCGGTGGAAAACAAGCATTCCTAAGTCTTTACAATTTCTGTCCGTTCTATGAGCGTTACAGTTATTCCAGGAATACGCGGGGTGATACGATTCTTCACTGCGCCATTTCTGGAGACCATTTTGgtgagtaatattattattgcaccttcttcttcttcttttttttttttttttttttcgtataataaatattacaattaagATGGGTAAAGATCGAATTAATGCTTCATTTTCACATGTCGACAGATTTGGCATTGCGAATAATTGAGTTGTACGGGAAAGTACTGGTAAACGCAGTCGATGAGGATGGAAAAACACCTCTCCATGTACTAGCGGAGAAGCCTTCAGCTTTCCCAAGCGGCAGCCGCCTTGGATTTTTCCAACGAATCATTTATCAGTGTATGTACATATcaccaagaaaaatattacctctttcaatatattttaatttttttcctatctcctttttgtaattaatgtcagcattgcattatatatatatatatatatatatatatatatatataatatgcgtCCTTTTACATGAACGTactttcatataatattttagatttattttataataaaaaataattttacaatttaatataccgcatgttaatttatatatgtatatatttattttttctaaaatttcttaatagttaaagtatttattatatatatatataatatgctagcTTACAATAATATAAgtttttgttgtgaaaaatctcgttatgaaaaattctactcatcattctttATACCACACACtagatttgtcatttttatatttctatttaaacacatattgATTTGtagatatgtgtttaaataaaaagataaaaatgataattaaatcaCATGTATAATGCAGGGATGATGCATGAGTAgaagcatttcttttcttttttgtacatGATTATTATTATCCATTCCGTACTGAATTATCGGATTTCTCGATCTGGTGGGATAGCAAGATTTTTTTGCTTGCGTGACATCAATGTTGGATTATAATCATTCATCTTATCCGTTGTTGTTACTTTGAAAGGCATATATGTTGACGAGCACAAGGTGATGGAACCGGATGATCATTTTTTCCAGCGCTCTATGCAACCGATAGAAGGACTTCCCGCCTACGAAAGGAATCCAAATAATTATCCTGAGAACTACAGAACATGCAACGACTTCTATCgattgttttggaatttctttacattttgtatgtaactcatttttctttctcttttcttaactggtaattaattttcttatagttaaTTTACAACATATATCGGCTTTAATTAGCTAGTGTTGCAAATGAACACAGTTATTGATCATGAAAAAGTCGAGCttaattaacttataaaaactTGACTCGACTTcaaacatttaattaaaatagccaaatatctcaatttaatatttaaaaatctaaGAGGGATCGAATTGTATGCAATTCTAATGTGATAAATGTAGTTTAAATCCCTACGAATATGTCTCAAAAAATATAACGGCCTTAGCTATATAAGGAACAACTTTTCTCAAATCTGCTTAAATGTTTCATGTTGAAGATCAGGGCGCGCATGCATGCAGTTTTTTGTTGATTTGATTCATTTGCTAGCTATAGATGCTCATGGGCTAGTACTGACCGAACCTCTTGTTTCTCCCCATCATGAAGTACGACTCGCAATGGGAATAAATGTTGGAGTGCAGACCGACGAAGAGAACCCTCAAACACACGCAGGAAATCAAGGCAAGCAACgcagcatatatataatattcgaTCTCATGATAACTGTTTGTGAGTACACTAGGTGcaatttgaatattgagatgagatgagatggtttttcataaaagttagaagttgaataaaatattattagaatattattttttagtattattattgttttgagatttgaaaattttgaattgtttattatattttattaattgagaatttgaaaaaattgtaatgataagatgagatgaaatactttcaccaTCCAAATGGTAAAGTTGTTGAATTTGTAAGATGGAGCGTGATTGTTAAGTTAATTAACGGCCGGGAGAAGTGGTCAATTTATAAACTAGAACTTTTTATCCTAGTttcaaaatttgttattttggCATGAGAAATGGTCAATTTATTGAAagagtatttatataaataaaatttataaattgatatgtcatgatatatattgttatttcaTCATGATAATCTTTCGTAAAATTACTTGTATCTTCTGCAGAATCCAAAGCTACCAATGAAGCAGCTTGGAACCGTCGATTTTTTCCAGCTAATTATGACGTTTGCTGCAATTTTCTCAAGCTTGCAAACAGGATCATAATGTTGATCGTTCTTGGAGTTGGTGGTGTGTGATCTGTAGAACTAACTACTTCTATTGGACTGTTCACAAAGATTTTATCTGTTTTTAccctgtttttgttttttttttccgtccTTAATTCTGATCATATCTAATTACGTACCtaatattatacttttatacaatagtattattattattttcaatttcatatttatattattttctgtgTTACGTTAATAAGGATTTCCCACGATAAGGAAGATATACGAGGATAAACAGCAGCACACACTGTCTATTCAGATCATGAACCATCTTCTACAGGATGATAACGTGTCCCAATTTTATCACGCTGGGACGGAGCCCTCAAAACAGTCAGACGATTTGCAGGAAACAGACCCATTATATGAGTTTGATAATATTCATGATCCTTTTGAAGCTGAGAACAGAGAAGGTACGTATAACAATCCACGATCACTCATAGTTCTTTCTGATATGCGTACAAACTAATTAAGTTCCCAATTATAACTGCTAGCTATGAGTTCATTTGAATCTTGTTCTTTAGGTaaattaattaacttaatttCCTTATAAAAACCAAGAATTAGGCGAGGGAGGAAGGAAACATGAAGCTAGCAGACAGCAAACCAATTCTAGTGGAGGGATTAATAAAGAGTCCGTTGCGGATGGTAAGTACGTACCTAGCTAATTCGATCCAATTCCAAATGGCtgatttggttacacaaaaccaaaccatTTCACCTTatcctatataaaaattattacaactttctcaaactctcttaaaaaatataataaacaattcaacttttttaaattctaaaataaaaataatattaacaaattatattataacaatattttagtcaactttcaacaaaacatctcatcttatctcatctaaactgtataaccaaacaaaaCCAAGTCAACGGCCTCGTTTGGTTAGacagataagataagatgagaaatttgtgaatagaaataaaataatttgtaaatagtagtgaaatagtttgaattaagatatttttatgaagttttggaaaatgagagaaaaaattgaataaaaatattctagagttaaaatattactagattataattttttaatataatttttgttttgagatctaaataatttaaattgttctttgtattttgtttgaaagtttggcaaatttgtaatattagatgaaaatatcaaaaattttaaattgaagtatttacaaCAAATATAGGCTTTTCCCACGAATTTCAAAAGTGTTCTAATGACACGAGAACTGTTCgtgagaaaagaaaacaagcatTTTGCCACGAGATTACGCCGGCAGGTAAAACTTTGTAGGAAAAAAGCGTTTTGTGATAAAATAACGTTTTTACAACGATAAAAGTCGTCGCCAACTACCCCACCTCAGTggccacctcctcctcctcccctcCTGTGGATGCCGATCTCCCCCTCCCTCTTCCTCCCCATAGCTTCTTCTCTCTCAGGTTTTCCATGCTTGCCGCTGCCCAACGTTGCCTCCTCTACAGCCGACGCCATCGCCACCTCACCTCGGTGGCCACCCCCGCCTTCTCATCAGTCCCCACGCcgatctctttccttttcttcgaATTTGGCctcacccctctctctctcggatttcTGTATATCGCCGCCACTATGGGTGCCGTTCGCCACCACCCATACCTCAATGCCATCGCCAATCCTCCGTCGCAGCCCCCTTTTCCTCCATGCCTAGCCCAGCAGCCCGAGACCCTCCCTCTATCCCTTGCTCTATTCATTGTGCTACATTATGTGTGTACCCGTAGGTGGGTGTGggaaaaaaacttcaaatttgtgTTTCGGTTATGCTAATTGATTTTAGTTGTGTGCTTTGAGAAATCTTCATTTGTAGTTACCAACATTCAAGGTTGCTATATTTCTATGTACTgtttttattcaatattctatgtTCATAATGCCATTGTTGAGTCCTGCGGGCACGTTTAAATTGACGCTTCAGTTTACAGAGGATTACCCAAACAAGCCACCAACAGTTCTTTGTCTCTCCTCATAGTAAGTTGACAAATTGAGTTTTAACGTGTTTCATATTCTTGATATGCTTGTTGTATGctttgaatgtataaatttctataaaatgtGTGCAATGGTTACAATTTCGTCATTCTAcctctttattctttttatcttttctgtcgttttttctttttccccataGATAGATTCATTCAAGTTTTCTGGCTTTGTGCCACTAATTCTTGCTTCTCTGTGCTGATTTATCTTCATTAGTgaatttttatacataaaataaagaattgaaATACTTTTAGGATTCATGTTTCATGTATATCTCTGGCTTTTCATTTCTAATGTCTATCAGACTGCTATGTAATAATATTAGTCATCTAGGCTGAGCGCGAAACTAGGTCATTGTGGTTAGGGCTGCAAATGGTCCGGTCCGGCGATGGACTGAATATttttggtccatcatttttctggaCCTGACCGAACCGAACACCCAAAAGGACCGggctatcggtccggtccggtccagtcggtccggcctattttttttaattaattaataaaaaaatttatttaaaatactaaattaaattaagtggttaatgtggattatgtaacaaactcaataaaaaaatattttatatagtcaatgataataaattagataaaacttatattattaatttatataattactatataattaactaattgatattatatattagttaattcatagaatattaacaagtgttaataacatatttaaaattttatattgttaatagtgatattttagatgaagatatatataaaatattgttaatttatagaatattaacaagtattaataatatatttaaaaatttatattgttaattgtacaattattatatataaaaaatatattttttttttttatttttcattctgtCCGGAAAAACCCTGGACCATGGACCGaaccgaaaagtttcggtcctctaaaatgtggaccggaccggacagAGACTTAAGTCCgaccggaccgtttatcacccctaattGTGGTTATGAAGTATCTTTTCCCTCCCCCCTCACtcaaaatagttttataaaactttgattcaaaatagttttataaaactttGATTCGTagcaatattttttgaaaatgggaaaaataaatgaattaatgGATATTGTTGTGTAAACTTATGGATATTTTTGTGTAATGGGTTTGTGTTGAACTCAAGTGCTAGGTGGATGAAGTATGTGTAATTTTGCTAGATTATATTACATGGGCGGCAAGCATgctgtattttttattagttgaaTTATGTATATGCAAGTGTGTAGAGGAATTTGTGAATTTGGTGCTAAGTAGTCAACTGTGTTATGCATTGATGGAATGTAGTGGCTTCACTTGTATTGATGTTTGAGCATGAAATGGAGTTGGGATGAAGATGAATTGttttgaagtgttgggatttttttttaggaaatagacttcattttatTCATGAAGGAAGATACAACTATAACTGGTCAATACAGAAAAAAACTTAGATTACAAGCTAAACTACTCATCTGTTGGAAGCTTCCCtgcacacaaatttctttgcgACGGACATTGTCTTAAGCAAGTACAAACAGAGATAAACATCCCCACCTCCAAAGGATAAAAGGGTATCCAACCCCCATCCTCCaaaggaggagaaagaaaaaccaCCACCATCCTCCTAAGAAGGAGAAGGAATGACCACACCATCCTCCAAAGGAGAAAGGGGTTCATGCAATGGACAAAAGTCCAATAgcctaattttttatttttatttttattttctaacacAAACAAATAGTACAAAATTATAGATCCTAGAAAAATactgcaagaaataaaaaaaaaaaaaaaactctaggTAAACGAAACTGTAGTGGAGTGTGAAGGACACGTGCCACTCTAGGAGTACATTGGATAGCCGATCCTAAAGGTACCACAGTCGCTAGCTCTAGAAATGCTGCGTGTGGCGGTAGAAGAAGACTTCTCCCAGTGTCGCGTGAAAGCCATGCGCACTCGTTGACCCGCGTGTGTGGGTTATGCGTAGCTCCTTTTGACACAGCTAGCATTCGGTAGTCTTGAAGATCAGAAGCTTGGGAATCTCCCGGTGGGGGCGTGGTGTTTGCTGGCTACCAAGAAACCTCCAACAGGCGCTTCTCCTCTATTTAATCTGAAAAAAccacacaaaaacaaagaaacacaAACTTGAGAAAGACCATACTAGAGGGGGGAGGAGGGAGGGGGGAGGAGCAGAAAGACCATACTAGAGGGGGGAGGAGGGAGGGGGGAGGAGCCAAAACTCCCACCCCCTTtagttggttttggttttggatggGTTTCTAGATAGAAGTTAGAGGTTCTCTCTCTATAAAGGGAGGGAGGAGGGGAATCATGTATTATTGGTTGGTGTGAAGAAGTGCTAGGATTAAGTGATGGAGTTGTAGTGAGTTTGTAAAGTATGATGGTGATGTTGGTTTGATAGAGAAATttgtgtatattaaatgtattgggTATggatgaagtttgtaaaaataaatgagtggTTTGAATGGATTGTATGTTGATCTTATAAAGCTTGAATGAATTGTATGGATTGTATGGTTGTGGTTTTGTAGAGCCATGAATTGTAACTTATAAAGTTTTGTGGTTGTGTGGTGTATATGTATAAATTGTATGGGCAGTTTCCTTTGTTACATTCTCATTAGAAGTTTTTCTTATGAATGTTAGTacaattttgcattttttttaaattattataagtgTGAATTTGAATCTCCAAGATTcggatatatttattttagcttatattagactatttgttATGACATATCAGctcaatctcatttttttttattttacaattttttttattgaaatctcTTAGCATTTAATTTGCCGTGAATGCAACTCgtgacaaatattttttttgccATAAGTGACTATTTCCTGTGATAAGATTTCTTCGTAAATAAGTATGTTAGACGAAAAACGTTGTTGGAAAATATATTTCCCTAAAAAGTATTTTACCAGAAATATCAATGACAACTTTTTCCAAAGAGATATGTCATAGATAAACACTTTTTGCCACAACCTCTTCCCATGAAAAATGGTGTTATTTTCCACCACAACATACCAGATTAAACCTTATTTGCCATGAAGAAAAAAGCTTTTAACTACTGCGACTGTTCGTGGGAAAAATAAGGCTTTTCTCACGATCTTGAGAATtttgttgagatgagatatgttgagactatttgtgaaaacaaacgggGCTACTTGAACTATCTAAGATTTGTTAACGTTGTTGTTGTTACAGTACTAAACTTTgcctttaatatatatagcaggCCGGAAGAAAATAACGAAGAAAAGTGAACCAGAGACTGCAATATTAATCGCTGCTAGAAATGGTGTTGCAGAAATTGTGGACAAAATTCTGGATTTGGTTCCGAATGCCATACACGATGTGAATGCAGAAAACAAGAACGCAGTGCTCTTGGCCGTGGAGAATaaacaaccacatatatatCTACTCTTGCTACTAAGAACAAAGTTCCTGAACAGAGACAGCATCTTTCGAGTAGTGGATAAGGAAGGGAATGGTGCCTTTCATCTCGCGGCTAAGCTTGGAGCCCATAAGCCGTGGCTACTTCCCGGCGAGGCCCTGCAAATGCAATGGGAAATGAAGTGGTTTGAGGTATATGTCGGCcggtgtgtttatatatatactataagtTGTCCAtctttaatataaataatataaaaagataatgcAATGCAGTTTGTGACGAAGTCCTTTCCCAACATTAATGTGCCCCGCTACAACAAGGCTGGCCAAACCCCCGAGGAGCTGTTCATCGAAAACCACAAGGAGCTCGTCATTAAAGGTCGCGAGTGGCTATCCAGCACCTCCCAATCCTACTCCGTCTTAGCTGCACTCATAGCCACTGTTGCCTTCGTGACCTCCACCTCAGTTCCTGGAGGCCTCAAGGAGGGGATCGGCACTCCAACCTTTGCTACGCAGCCCGCATTCCACGTCTTTTCCATCTCATCCCTAATTGCGCTCTGCTTCTCGATCACGGCCTTGGTCTCGTTCCTCGCCATCTTAACATCGCGGCACCATGCGAGGGATTTTGGAAAGAACTTACCGAGGAAGCTCTTCGTAGGTTTAATATCACTGTTCGCTTCCATAGTGGCGATTCTGGTTTCATTCTGCGCGGGAAATTTGCTTCAGACAAAAgagaatattttgagaaatgtggCGTTCCCGGTCTATGCAGCAGCGTGCCTGCCGATAGCTTATTTTGCTGTGCTGCATTTTTCGctctattttgatattataCTTACTACCTTCACGATGGTTCCTCGGCGTAGCTTCGACGTCGTTCTCTAAGGTTCTCTTGATGTTCATGCGTATGTCTGTGTTTAACTAAAATTAAAGGGGAAAGAAACTGTTTATCATATGAGATAATTAATGTTCGATAAGAATTTTCTCTGTTTAATTTGTCTCGTGAAACCCCACCTGATCTGGCCTTTTTATATTATTGATCAGGCATGAGTTTTTACGTTAATTTCCTACATCTTGCTCTAAAAAAGATACCAGTACATATAACTTTAGCAGGTGCATACCATTACACCTCCTAAATTGTTTCTTAGAACAAGATGGAAATTGAAGGCAATTTGAAtgttcaatatctaaacagCACAAATGTAAGTGTAAGAATAATATGTTGGCATGTTTTATGACAAACTTAGTCCAATTGAGTTCTAAATATGTTGGAGAGTCCAGGTTGCAATTGGAACAAAAAGTCGAATATTGCAAATTGGCAAGCTTGATGAGATCGACCTAGCTAGTGAGTGTAAATCAACCATAAAATTTTATCCCCACATGGTATGGAAGTGATACTGGCGGCTTTGGAAACTAACTCAATTATCCATAAGTTAATGTTTCACAAGAATCTTCAAATCCAACATTTACTAGGTCAAAATAGCTCGATAATGTTAAGACCAAGAACTGGATAGAAAGTTTgaacaaaaattccaaaaagcTTCACTAGGGTGTGGACTCTCTAAGTGGTCTACTCAAACCATTAGTATATAGAATAACACTCTAATactagtgagataatttgttaatagtaatgaaattgtttgagttaagatattttatttgattttgaaaaatgagagagaaaaagttgaataaacatattataaaattataatattgttataatataattttttactataatttttgttttgagatttaataaagttgaattattttttgtgttttttttagaagtttaaaaagttgtaat from Juglans microcarpa x Juglans regia isolate MS1-56 chromosome 4S, Jm3101_v1.0, whole genome shotgun sequence carries:
- the LOC121262173 gene encoding ankyrin repeat-containing protein ITN1-like yields the protein MGINVGVQTDEENPQTHAGNQESKATNEAAWNRRFFPANYDVCCNFLKLANRIIMLIVLGVGGFPTIRKIYEDKQQHTLSIQIMNHLLQDDNVSQFYHAGTEPSKQSDDLQETDPLYEFDNIHDPFEAENREGRKKITKKSEPETAILIAARNGVAEIVDKILDLVPNAIHDVNAENKNAVLLAVENKQPHIYLLLLLRTKFLNRDSIFRVVDKEGNGAFHLAAKLGAHKPWLLPGEALQMQWEMKWFEFVTKSFPNINVPRYNKAGQTPEELFIENHKELVIKGREWLSSTSQSYSVLAALIATVAFVTSTSVPGGLKEGIGTPTFATQPAFHVFSISSLIALCFSITALVSFLAILTSRHHARDFGKNLPRKLFVGLISLFASIVAILVSFCAGNLLQTKENILRNVAFPVYAAACLPIAYFAVLHFSLYFDIILTTFTMVPRRSFDVVL
- the LOC121262172 gene encoding ankyrin repeat-containing protein P16F5.05c-like → MDPSMTDDLTNPELGNVLFEKAMKGRWDEVVDICTENPVSLMADITRLKDTLLHLAVSGGQEETVKKLIDIISEQPNPEMLLGTKNERGNTALHIAALMGNEAMCKCIASVDPSLIGQRNYEGETPLYTAVFFGGKQAFLSLYNFCPFYERYSYSRNTRGDTILHCAISGDHFGE